In Aestuariibaculum lutulentum, one DNA window encodes the following:
- a CDS encoding glycoside hydrolase family protein: protein MKSKGILQFAAIIGILVSVISCVSKPEKLKKREITDAVMEEIYNEIKTPYKYGMVMVPTDNSYKMDCPSIYRKDSKWYMTYLIFEGRGYETWLAESDDLLHWNHLGKVMSFSKDTTEWDVNQKAGYIALQDPTWGGSYAWEPYDGKYWVSYFGGNTTGYEAGILSMGMAYADELPTKPKEFIRLPEPVLRPNDDKARWWDNSTMYKSSVIRDVEKETGHEFIMYYNARGDSINPAKGAERIAMAVSDDMKNWKRYGDAPLINHHRGISGDAYIQRINDTWVMFYFGAFWTGWDQGAFNRFAVSNDLIHWKDWEGEDLVNSTEPYDDMFAHKSFVVKHDGVVYHYYCAVNKAGQRGIALATSKDIGTSDLHFVAPPNEENKAE, encoded by the coding sequence ATGAAATCAAAAGGTATTTTACAATTTGCTGCAATAATCGGTATTCTGGTTTCAGTAATTTCCTGTGTTTCAAAACCCGAAAAGTTGAAGAAACGCGAGATTACCGATGCTGTAATGGAAGAGATTTATAACGAAATTAAAACACCATACAAATATGGTATGGTTATGGTTCCAACTGATAATTCATATAAAATGGATTGTCCGAGTATCTATAGAAAAGATAGCAAATGGTACATGACGTATTTAATTTTTGAAGGTCGTGGTTACGAAACCTGGCTAGCGGAAAGTGATGATTTATTACACTGGAATCACTTAGGAAAAGTCATGTCGTTTTCAAAAGATACCACCGAATGGGACGTGAATCAAAAAGCAGGATATATTGCGTTACAAGACCCAACCTGGGGTGGTTCTTATGCCTGGGAACCTTACGATGGTAAATACTGGGTAAGTTATTTTGGAGGAAATACAACAGGTTACGAAGCTGGAATTCTATCTATGGGAATGGCTTACGCCGATGAATTGCCAACCAAGCCTAAAGAATTTATACGTTTACCAGAACCTGTTCTTAGACCGAATGACGATAAGGCCAGATGGTGGGATAACAGCACCATGTATAAAAGCTCAGTGATTCGAGATGTAGAAAAAGAAACAGGTCATGAATTTATCATGTATTACAATGCCCGTGGCGATAGTATTAATCCGGCGAAAGGTGCTGAGCGTATTGCGATGGCAGTTTCAGACGATATGAAAAACTGGAAACGTTACGGAGATGCGCCGTTAATTAATCACCACAGAGGAATTTCGGGTGATGCTTATATTCAACGTATTAACGATACCTGGGTGATGTTTTATTTTGGTGCCTTCTGGACCGGTTGGGATCAGGGTGCTTTTAACCGTTTCGCGGTGTCTAACGATTTAATTCACTGGAAAGACTGGGAAGGTGAAGATTTAGTTAATTCAACCGAGCCTTACGACGATATGTTTGCACATAAATCTTTTGTAGTGAAACATGATGGCGTTGTGTATCATTATTACTGTGCGGTGAATAAAGCCGGACAACGAGGTATTGCTTTAGCAACGTCTAAAGATATTGGAACAAGCGATTTACATTTTGTGGCACCACCAAATGAAGAAAATAAAGCTGAATAA
- a CDS encoding glycoside hydrolase family 2 protein — MIKFINKLSFVLALAGFSAVAQNTEIQYLSGTGYQDTKEWEFKISDGRKSGEWSTINVPSVWEQEGFGKYQYGIRFYGKPFPEGIADEVGEYKYKFTVPKAWENKIIKIVFDGSMTDTKVRVNGRSASDDIHQGAFYRFKYDITDLLKFGKENVLEVTVSKESKNASVNLAERRADYWNFGGIFRPVFLEALPATHIDYTSLKAEADGSFEANVFLGKAGQNVSAEITILDERGKKVGSTMKAEAVNGADKLHLAGQFENVKQWTAETPNLYTAEIKLLKDGKVVHEIKETIGFRTIEIRKGDGIYVNGQRVLMKGVNRHSFWPESGRTLNTELNYADVRLIKEMNMNAVRLSHYPPDPDFLKACDELGLYVMNELGGWHGHYDDAVGKKLVKEMVTRDLNHPSIIFWSNGNEGGWNTNLDDQFDIWDLQKRPVLHPQQEHNGVETMHYRSYGETLEYFRDDNIFMPTEYLHGLYDGGHGAGFDDYWEVMRKHPRSGGGYLWVFADEGIARTDQDGRIDNQGNYGADGIVGPHHEKEGSFFTVKEVWSPVMIMNKPELPNDFDGTFSIENRYDFTNSNTCTFEYELVKFTSPLNGKSERKTVNKGTIKAPSIEPHGKGELKVNLPGNWKDADVLYVKATNANGEELWTWDFTWEKESEAKVSASGNVDLNESNEFYTVSASGTVVKFDKTSGKLVEVKQNGSTISLANGPKIIMARRGDRTLDGTVNPEFLKGEDRIYKEFACIDEEVNCSENLLNISAKEEDGKVVVEANYHGILQKVVWTVDASGLIQLDYEYEYNGVVDLAGVYFDYPEEKMQHKKWLGDGPYRVWQNRLKGTTLDIWENDYNDPIPGESFNYPEFKGYFNNWQWAEFTTEEGKIYIENKGTDTYLGVYSPRDGRDALLYTIPNTGIALLDVIPPARNKVNATDLCGPSSQPKWLSGLQKRTVYLKFEK; from the coding sequence ATGATTAAATTTATTAACAAGTTATCTTTTGTTTTGGCTTTAGCTGGATTTTCGGCTGTAGCACAAAACACCGAAATTCAATATTTATCTGGTACAGGATATCAAGACACGAAAGAATGGGAATTTAAAATTTCCGATGGACGCAAAAGTGGCGAATGGTCTACTATTAATGTGCCTTCTGTTTGGGAACAGGAAGGTTTTGGAAAATATCAGTATGGTATTCGTTTCTACGGAAAGCCATTTCCCGAAGGTATTGCAGATGAAGTAGGTGAGTATAAATACAAGTTCACCGTGCCTAAAGCATGGGAAAACAAAATCATAAAAATAGTTTTCGATGGCTCCATGACCGATACAAAAGTGCGTGTCAACGGGCGTTCGGCGAGTGATGATATACATCAAGGTGCGTTCTACAGATTCAAATACGATATCACCGATTTATTAAAATTCGGAAAAGAAAACGTACTGGAAGTTACCGTTAGCAAGGAATCGAAAAACGCGAGTGTAAACCTTGCAGAAAGACGTGCCGATTACTGGAACTTCGGTGGGATTTTCCGTCCGGTATTCTTAGAAGCGCTTCCAGCAACACATATCGATTATACATCTTTAAAAGCGGAAGCCGACGGAAGCTTTGAAGCAAATGTGTTTTTAGGAAAAGCAGGTCAAAATGTATCTGCTGAAATTACCATTTTAGATGAAAGAGGTAAAAAAGTAGGCTCTACTATGAAAGCTGAAGCCGTTAATGGCGCCGATAAATTGCATTTAGCTGGTCAGTTTGAAAATGTAAAACAATGGACAGCCGAAACACCTAATCTTTACACGGCTGAAATCAAGTTGTTAAAAGACGGTAAAGTGGTTCACGAAATTAAAGAAACCATTGGTTTCAGAACCATTGAAATTAGAAAAGGCGATGGAATCTACGTTAACGGACAACGTGTGTTAATGAAAGGGGTAAATCGTCACAGTTTCTGGCCGGAATCAGGGAGAACTTTAAACACCGAATTAAACTATGCCGATGTACGTTTAATTAAAGAAATGAACATGAACGCCGTACGTTTATCACACTATCCTCCAGATCCAGATTTCTTAAAAGCCTGTGATGAGTTAGGGTTGTATGTTATGAATGAACTTGGCGGATGGCACGGGCATTACGACGATGCTGTTGGTAAAAAGTTAGTAAAGGAAATGGTAACCCGGGATTTAAATCACCCGAGTATCATTTTCTGGTCTAATGGAAATGAAGGAGGCTGGAATACCAATTTAGATGACCAATTCGATATCTGGGACTTACAAAAACGTCCGGTATTGCATCCACAACAAGAACATAATGGTGTTGAAACCATGCATTACCGTTCTTACGGAGAGACTTTAGAGTATTTTAGAGATGATAATATTTTCATGCCAACCGAATACCTTCACGGATTATACGATGGTGGTCACGGTGCTGGTTTTGACGATTACTGGGAAGTGATGCGCAAGCACCCAAGAAGTGGTGGTGGTTACCTTTGGGTTTTTGCAGACGAAGGTATAGCGCGTACAGATCAAGATGGTCGTATTGATAACCAGGGTAACTATGGTGCCGATGGTATTGTTGGACCTCATCATGAAAAAGAAGGTAGCTTCTTTACGGTAAAAGAAGTGTGGTCGCCGGTTATGATTATGAATAAACCGGAATTGCCAAATGATTTCGATGGTACATTCTCAATTGAAAACCGTTACGATTTTACCAATTCAAACACTTGTACATTCGAATACGAATTAGTGAAATTTACCTCGCCATTAAACGGAAAATCAGAGCGTAAAACGGTTAACAAAGGCACGATTAAAGCGCCGAGTATTGAACCTCACGGAAAAGGGGAGTTAAAAGTAAACTTACCAGGTAACTGGAAAGATGCTGATGTGTTATATGTAAAAGCAACGAATGCTAATGGTGAAGAATTATGGACTTGGGATTTCACATGGGAAAAAGAAAGTGAAGCTAAAGTATCAGCTTCAGGAAACGTAGATTTAAATGAATCTAATGAGTTTTATACGGTTTCTGCTTCAGGAACAGTTGTTAAATTCGATAAAACTTCTGGGAAATTAGTTGAAGTTAAACAAAACGGAAGCACCATCAGTTTAGCTAACGGACCAAAAATTATTATGGCACGCCGTGGTGATCGTACGTTAGACGGAACTGTAAATCCTGAATTCTTAAAAGGAGAAGATCGTATTTATAAAGAATTTGCTTGTATTGATGAAGAAGTAAACTGTTCTGAAAACTTGTTAAACATTTCAGCTAAAGAAGAGGATGGAAAAGTTGTTGTTGAAGCCAATTATCACGGTATTCTTCAAAAAGTAGTTTGGACAGTTGATGCATCAGGATTAATTCAGTTAGATTACGAATACGAGTATAATGGTGTTGTTGATTTAGCAGGTGTGTATTTCGATTATCCGGAAGAAAAAATGCAACATAAAAAATGGTTAGGTGATGGGCCTTACCGTGTTTGGCAAAACCGTTTAAAAGGAACCACTTTAGATATCTGGGAAAACGATTATAACGATCCAATTCCGGGTGAGTCATTTAACTATCCTGAGTTTAAAGGCTATTTCAATAACTGGCAGTGGGCTGAGTTTACTACAGAAGAAGGTAAAATATATATCGAAAACAAAGGAACCGATACATACTTAGGGGTGTATTCACCTCGCGATGGTCGTGATGCTTTATTATACACGATTCCAAATACAGGAATTGCCCTGTTAGATGTAATTCCTCCAGCGAGGAATAAAGTAAATGCAACCGATTTATGTGGGCCATCATCACAACCAAAATGGTTAAGCGGACTACAAAAACGTACGGTTTATTTAAAGTTTGAAAAGTAA
- a CDS encoding alpha-L-rhamnosidase-related protein, whose translation MYYKSLTSKIICSLLVLFISGSTLSAQETTAEEATWIWYPGDFEVWLSNKMQVRRTEREAVFPPLWQYYSPYALVTFQTEVDIPEEDEVKIFSEGPFQLIVDGAQIHGQPKLITIPSGKHKISLKVYNQEVLPAIFIDGTYVNSNASWQVTNEDKLWIDEAGNAQQSGTPWVPVGSWNFNTPEEKPSEFRLATEPWNAKSTEKIEGGELVDFGKETFGYIQIHGLKGKGKLAMYYGESREEALDSAKCETLDHLSFDGKQAEIYTLEGSKAFRYVQVQADAGVKYDSISMLYEYLPLDYRGSFKSSDELLNQIWDVSAYTMHLTSREFFIDGIKRDRWVWSGDAYQSYLMNYYLFFDSPSVERTLLALRGKDPVTAHINTIMDYSLYWFVGIYDYYLYTGDTKFIQTFYPRMKSLMDFCLERRNDNGFLEPLEGDWVFIDWADGLPKTGETSFEQMLLARSLEAMAVSAEIAGQQDDFKKYQTLSEELKAKLFDVFWDEEQGVMKHQRVDGEMQDMVTRYANMFGIFFNYFDESQKQSVKDKVLLNDDILQITTPYMRFYELEALCAMGEQEFVLDEIRDYWGGMLDLGATSFWEKYDPNQSGEEHLEMYGRPYGKSLCHAWGASPIYLFGRYYLGVEPTAAGYETYTVKPNLGGLKWMEGKVPTPNGTVDLYCSTREINVKASEGEGTLIIESKSKPSTNVGEVKSLSKNKYQLTIKPNTQYSIKYKAL comes from the coding sequence ATGTATTATAAGTCGTTAACGTCAAAAATTATATGTTCATTATTAGTGCTTTTCATTTCGGGAAGCACTTTGTCAGCTCAAGAAACTACTGCCGAAGAAGCGACCTGGATATGGTATCCTGGCGATTTTGAGGTTTGGTTAAGCAATAAAATGCAGGTAAGACGTACAGAGCGTGAAGCTGTTTTTCCACCGCTTTGGCAATATTACAGTCCGTATGCTTTGGTAACGTTTCAAACCGAAGTGGATATTCCTGAAGAAGATGAAGTGAAAATCTTTTCAGAAGGTCCTTTTCAGTTAATAGTCGATGGTGCTCAAATCCACGGACAGCCAAAATTGATAACAATTCCATCAGGAAAGCATAAAATATCTTTAAAAGTTTACAATCAGGAAGTATTGCCGGCCATTTTTATTGACGGAACATATGTGAACTCTAATGCGAGTTGGCAGGTAACAAACGAAGATAAATTATGGATTGATGAAGCCGGAAATGCACAACAATCAGGAACACCGTGGGTACCTGTAGGATCATGGAATTTTAATACACCGGAAGAAAAACCTTCAGAATTCCGTTTAGCCACCGAACCTTGGAATGCAAAAAGTACAGAGAAAATTGAAGGAGGCGAATTAGTAGATTTCGGAAAAGAAACCTTCGGTTACATTCAAATTCACGGTTTAAAAGGAAAAGGAAAGTTAGCCATGTATTACGGCGAATCTCGTGAAGAAGCTTTAGATTCTGCCAAGTGTGAAACTTTAGACCACTTGTCTTTCGACGGAAAACAAGCCGAAATCTACACACTTGAAGGTTCAAAAGCTTTTAGATATGTTCAGGTGCAGGCTGATGCAGGCGTAAAATACGATTCCATTTCTATGCTTTACGAATATTTACCGTTAGACTATCGCGGTAGCTTCAAATCGTCTGATGAATTACTGAATCAAATCTGGGATGTATCGGCATACACCATGCATTTAACCTCTCGTGAGTTTTTTATCGATGGCATTAAACGCGACCGCTGGGTGTGGTCTGGTGATGCTTATCAGAGTTATTTAATGAATTATTATTTATTCTTCGACTCGCCTTCTGTAGAACGTACATTATTAGCACTTCGCGGAAAGGATCCTGTCACGGCTCATATTAATACTATTATGGATTATTCGTTGTACTGGTTCGTGGGTATTTACGATTACTATTTATATACCGGCGACACGAAATTCATTCAGACGTTTTATCCTCGCATGAAATCCTTAATGGATTTCTGTTTAGAAAGACGAAACGACAACGGATTTCTGGAGCCTTTAGAAGGCGATTGGGTGTTTATAGACTGGGCAGATGGTTTACCTAAAACGGGAGAAACCAGTTTCGAACAAATGTTATTGGCAAGAAGTTTAGAGGCTATGGCGGTTAGTGCTGAAATTGCAGGCCAACAGGACGATTTTAAAAAGTATCAAACCCTTTCGGAAGAGTTAAAAGCGAAGTTGTTTGATGTCTTCTGGGATGAAGAGCAAGGCGTCATGAAACACCAACGTGTTGATGGGGAAATGCAGGATATGGTTACACGTTATGCTAATATGTTTGGTATATTCTTTAACTATTTCGATGAATCTCAAAAACAAAGTGTTAAAGATAAAGTCTTGTTGAATGACGATATTCTTCAAATCACAACCCCATACATGCGTTTTTATGAATTGGAAGCGCTTTGTGCTATGGGAGAACAAGAATTTGTTTTGGATGAAATCCGTGATTACTGGGGTGGTATGCTAGACCTTGGAGCAACATCGTTCTGGGAAAAGTACGACCCAAATCAAAGTGGTGAGGAGCACTTAGAAATGTATGGTAGACCTTACGGAAAAAGCCTTTGTCATGCTTGGGGAGCAAGCCCAATATATTTGTTCGGTAGATATTATTTGGGTGTGGAGCCTACGGCAGCAGGATATGAAACCTATACGGTGAAGCCTAATTTAGGCGGACTGAAATGGATGGAAGGTAAAGTGCCTACGCCAAACGGAACGGTAGACCTTTACTGTAGCACACGTGAGATAAACGTAAAAGCTTCAGAAGGTGAAGGAACTCTAATTATTGAAAGTAAAAGTAAACCTTCAACAAATGTGGGAGAGGTGAAATCGTTAAGTAAAAATAAATATCAGTTAACGATTAAACCTAACACTCAATATTCAATCAAATACAAAGCACTATAA
- a CDS encoding sodium:solute symporter, which yields MGQISSFLEPIDYGVIIGYLILLVGFGYYISFIKNKKTDASYFVAGNTLGWTSIGLNMWGTNVGPSMLIASASIGFTTGIVAGNFAWYAFVFILLLAVVFSPRYLGANVVTLPEFMGKRFGDSTRNILAWYTLITILISWLSLTLFAGGILVQQLLDMPMYLSVILMVILSGFFAAAGGLKAIAYTNVFQMLLLIGVSLLLVILGINKAGGIEHIYNSTPGSYWNLFLPADDSNYPWTAIILGYPIMGVWFWCTDQSMVQSILGAKNLKQGQLGANFIGWLKILDVPLFILPGIVCFVLFPELQNPDEAYMTMVTQLFPVGLRGLIIVVLIAALISTIGSALNSLSTVFTMDVYVKKYRPDASQKRIVKTGRLVTLFGSILAVLITLAINSIKGLNLFDIFQSILGFIAPPMSVVFLFGVLWKKTSTKAVNLVLTLGTVLSLGVGVLYLWVFPNGEYPWPHFLLLSFYIFVALCVMVVAISLADKTVQENHDELLTINPKARPDKQVKLLWVLLTIVMVLLYIFFNGH from the coding sequence ATGGGGCAAATCAGTAGTTTTTTAGAACCAATAGACTATGGGGTTATCATAGGGTACCTTATTCTTTTAGTTGGTTTCGGATATTATATTTCATTCATAAAAAATAAAAAAACAGATGCCAGTTACTTTGTAGCTGGTAATACTTTGGGGTGGACCAGTATAGGTCTTAATATGTGGGGAACCAATGTGGGGCCTTCAATGCTAATTGCTTCAGCGAGTATTGGTTTTACAACAGGAATTGTAGCAGGTAATTTTGCCTGGTATGCTTTTGTGTTCATACTGTTACTGGCTGTGGTGTTTTCACCGCGTTATCTTGGGGCAAACGTCGTTACATTACCTGAATTTATGGGGAAACGCTTTGGCGATTCCACAAGAAATATTTTAGCATGGTACACGTTAATTACCATTCTAATTTCGTGGTTATCTTTAACCTTATTCGCAGGAGGTATTTTGGTGCAACAGCTGTTAGATATGCCAATGTATTTATCGGTAATTTTAATGGTAATTTTATCTGGATTCTTTGCTGCAGCAGGTGGACTTAAAGCCATTGCTTATACCAATGTATTTCAAATGCTATTGCTTATAGGTGTTTCTCTTTTATTAGTGATCTTAGGAATTAATAAAGCCGGTGGAATAGAACATATTTATAACAGTACGCCAGGTTCGTACTGGAATTTGTTTTTACCAGCCGATGATAGTAATTATCCATGGACGGCAATCATATTAGGGTATCCTATTATGGGAGTGTGGTTCTGGTGTACCGATCAATCTATGGTGCAATCCATCTTAGGAGCAAAAAATTTAAAACAGGGACAATTGGGTGCTAACTTTATTGGTTGGCTAAAGATATTAGATGTGCCCTTATTCATTTTGCCGGGTATTGTATGTTTTGTGTTATTCCCGGAATTACAAAATCCTGATGAAGCCTATATGACTATGGTAACGCAGCTATTTCCTGTAGGATTAAGAGGGTTGATTATAGTGGTATTAATCGCGGCATTAATCAGTACCATTGGCTCGGCATTAAACTCGTTAAGTACCGTGTTTACTATGGATGTATACGTTAAGAAATACAGACCAGATGCATCACAGAAAAGAATAGTTAAAACCGGTCGATTAGTTACCTTATTCGGGTCGATTTTAGCAGTTTTAATCACCCTGGCTATCAACAGTATCAAAGGGTTGAATCTTTTCGATATTTTTCAATCTATTTTAGGATTTATTGCGCCTCCAATGTCTGTAGTATTTCTTTTTGGAGTTTTATGGAAAAAAACCAGTACAAAAGCTGTAAATTTAGTGTTGACTTTAGGAACAGTACTTAGTCTTGGTGTTGGGGTACTGTATTTATGGGTGTTCCCAAATGGTGAATATCCGTGGCCTCACTTTTTACTGTTGTCTTTTTACATATTTGTAGCCCTTTGTGTTATGGTTGTGGCTATTTCATTAGCCGATAAAACCGTTCAGGAAAATCATGATGAGTTATTAACCATCAATCCAAAGGCACGACCAGATAAACAGGTGAAATTGTTGTGGGTACTGTTAACCATTGTAATGGTTTTGTTATACATCTTTTTCAACGGTCATTAA
- a CDS encoding Gfo/Idh/MocA family protein, whose amino-acid sequence MLRIAILGLGEGRSTMSAALESKKLELVTICDKNEELCRQRATEFDFKNYTTEYDDLLNDESIDIIAIYTPDYLHAEHVKQALLAGKHVVCTKPFIDDLSKANELLEISERTGKKVFVGQSSRFFEPMKRQHKDFTEGVIGDLITIEAHYHADHRWFLEKGWALLDSFKWLYGGLSHPVDFIRWYLPNIEEVMGYGMISSNAKKAGLKNEDTMHFIFKAQDGRVARVSGVYTSPTQPTKRDSGMSCILRGTEGASQADYHELRYSVTTKEGEEKIIHWGDEKLKYYFRFSGQTHHAGEYQNYLEYFVDSIEQGFTAYPDMKEGIGTVALLIAMDRTLKTGVPVKISDILAEYNLVKSEAV is encoded by the coding sequence ATGTTAAGAATTGCAATTCTAGGTCTAGGAGAAGGACGCAGCACCATGTCGGCTGCATTGGAAAGTAAAAAATTAGAGTTAGTTACTATTTGTGATAAGAATGAAGAGCTGTGTAGGCAAAGAGCAACAGAATTCGATTTTAAAAATTATACAACAGAATACGACGATTTATTAAACGATGAATCGATTGATATTATAGCAATTTACACGCCCGATTATTTGCATGCCGAGCATGTGAAGCAGGCTTTATTAGCTGGAAAACACGTGGTGTGTACAAAGCCATTTATCGACGATTTGTCGAAAGCAAACGAGTTGCTTGAAATTAGTGAGCGTACTGGTAAAAAGGTGTTTGTTGGTCAGAGTTCAAGGTTTTTCGAGCCAATGAAACGCCAGCATAAAGATTTCACCGAAGGTGTTATTGGTGATTTAATAACTATCGAAGCACACTACCATGCAGATCACCGCTGGTTCTTGGAGAAAGGCTGGGCACTTTTAGATTCTTTCAAATGGTTGTATGGTGGATTAAGTCATCCGGTCGATTTCATTAGATGGTATTTGCCAAATATTGAAGAGGTAATGGGCTATGGTATGATCAGTAGCAATGCCAAGAAAGCCGGATTGAAAAACGAAGATACCATGCACTTTATTTTTAAAGCTCAAGATGGTCGTGTGGCTCGCGTAAGTGGTGTGTATACTTCACCAACGCAACCAACAAAACGCGATAGTGGTATGAGTTGTATTTTAAGAGGAACGGAAGGTGCGAGTCAGGCCGATTATCATGAATTGCGTTATTCGGTAACCACTAAAGAAGGTGAAGAAAAAATTATTCACTGGGGAGATGAGAAACTGAAGTATTACTTCAGATTTTCGGGACAAACTCACCATGCCGGAGAATATCAAAACTACTTGGAATATTTTGTAGATAGTATTGAGCAAGGATTTACGGCCTACCCAGACATGAAAGAAGGTATTGGAACGGTTGCCTTGTTAATTGCCATGGACAGAACGTTAAAAACGGGAGTTCCTGTTAAAATTTCTGATATTTTAGCAGAGTATAATCTTGTTAAATCAGAGGCTGTTTAA